One stretch of Macaca nemestrina isolate mMacNem1 chromosome 17, mMacNem.hap1, whole genome shotgun sequence DNA includes these proteins:
- the LOC139359545 gene encoding C-C motif chemokine 3-like 1 → MQVSTAALAVLLCTVALCKPVFSAPLGADTPTSCCFSYISRQIPQNFVADYFETSSQCSKPGVIFLTKRGRQVCADPSEDWVQKYVSDLELSA, encoded by the exons ATGCAGGTCTCCACTGCTGCCCTTGCCGTCCTCCTCTGCACCGTGGCTCTCTGCAAGCCGGTCTTCTCTGCACCAC TTGGTGCTGACACGCCGACCTCCTGCTGCTTCAGCTACATCTCCcggcagattccacagaatttcGTAGCTGACTACTTTGAGACCAGCAGCCAGTGCTCCAAGCCCGGTGTCAT CTTCCTAACCAAGAGAGGCCGGCAGGTCTGTGCTGACCCCAGTGAGGACTGGGTCCAGAAATACGTCAGCGACCTGGAGCTGAGTGCCTGA
- the LOC139359546 gene encoding C-C motif chemokine 4: MKLRVTVLSLLALAAAFCSPALSAPMGSDPPTSCCFSYTARKLPRNFVVDYYETSSLCSQPAVVFQTKRGKQVCADPSETWVQEYVNDLELN; encoded by the exons ATGAAGCTGCGCGTGACTGTCCTGTCTCTCCTCGCGCTAGCAGCTGCCTTCTGCTCTCCAGCACTCTCAGCACCAA TGGGCTCAGACCCTCCCACCTCCTGCTGCTTTTCTTACACCGCGAGGAAGCTTCCTCGCAACTTTGTGGTAGATTACTACGAGACCAGCAGCCTCTGCTCCCAGCCAGCTGTGGT ATTCCAAACCAAAAGAGGGAAGCAAGTCTGCGCTGACCCCAGTGAGACCTGGGTCCAGGAGTATGTTAATGACCTGGAACTGAACTGA